Within Helicobacter pylori NQ4053, the genomic segment GCATCGCTATAAGCCTCTAAGGCATGCTTACTCGCGCTGTAATGGCCTAAAAAGAGCATGCTCACACGCCCTGCTATGGAAGAAAGGTTAAAAATCTTAGAATGGGGCTTGTTTTTTAATAAGGGCAAACAAAGTTGCACCACTTCACAAAGGGCGAAAAAATTCACGCCAAATTGCTTTTTAACCTCTTCAATAGGCGTGTCTTCTACGCTCCCAAACACCCCATAACCAGCAGAATTGATCAAAACATCGCAATGATCTTCTTTAGCGCTGATGTTTAAAAACACTTCTTTTAAAGCGTTAGAATCGCTCACATCAATATCAACGCTCTCGCACAACGCATGGTTTAACGCTACGCACAAAGTCGCATGCCTAGAGAGCGCATAGACCTTATAGCCTTGATCTAACAGCATTAACGCGCACTCTAACCCAATCCCAGAACTCGCCCCAGTGATAACCGCCACCTTTTGGCTTTCTTTTTTCTCTCCAACGCCCATTATTTAACGCCAACCCTCTTATTATTTTTATAATTCCTCTAATATTCACTTAATATTACTTAATTTTGACTAATATATAGTTCTTGGAATGTTTTTTACAAAAGACATTTTTAACACCAATTTTAATCAAGGAGAAACAATGCCTCAAATACAATCATCGCATTCTAGCCATTTTGATTTTACTATAGACACAGCGGATCGCACTAAATTATTGATGAGCTATTTAGTCGTGCCTACAACCGCTAATTTCAACAATGTCATGCATGGGGGGGAATTATTGAGTTTGTTGGATAAAGTGGCTTATGTGTGTTCGACTCGTTATTGCGCTAAAGGAACGGTCACTTTAAGCGTGGATGGGGTTACTTTTAAATACCCCATTCCTGTAGGGAATTTGCTCACTTTTTTAGCCAGCATCAATTACGTGGGCAACACCTCGTGCGAAGTGGGGATTAAGGTTTTGAGCGAAGATATTAAAACTCGTGAAATCACGCACACCAATTCATGCTATTTCACGATGGTGGCTGTAGAAAATGGCAAACCCACCCCCATGCCTAAATACGAGCCTAAAACAGAGGTTGAAATCCGCCGCTATGAAGGGGCTTTGAAGCGTAAAGAAATGCGCACACGAGGGTATTTAAAAAGCGGCAAACACGAGAATATTTAAAAAATAAAAAAGCGTGATCGGTGTTTTACCCCTGAATTTTATCCCTAAAAAGGGGTAGTTGGTTTGAGCGGTTAGTTTAAGCGTTATTAAGTTGTGTGGGTGGGTTAAAACAGCTCGCTATGACTGCCTAACCTTAACAAAAAGAGGGTGTTTTTTGGTTTTTTAATTTGATAGACAAGCAATAAATCCGGTTTTAGGTGCATTCCCTAAAATCTTTTAAAGTGCCTTTGAGTGGGTGGTCTTTGTATTTGGGAGCTAGGGGTTGCTCTGTGGCTAAATTTCCAACCACTTTATACAAAAGCTTTAAATCAAACCCGTTTTTAACAAGAATTTTAAGATCCTTATCAAATTTTTTACTGGTTTCAATTGTCAGCATTTTTAAATCTTATTTACAAGTTTTCACAATGTTTTTTAAAATCCTCTATGCTTTTAAAACAAAAGTGGTTCTTTGTATCTTTAGCCCTTGCTAAGATTTCTCGCTCTTCTTCTATGGTGTATCCGTTTTCGGTTAAATGGAGTGCTTTAAATTGGAGCGCTTTTTTGATTCTTTGTTTTTGAGCTTGGATTTCCTTCAATTTTTCTAACGCTCTTTTTTGTTTGGTCTTGATAGAATTTAAAAAGTTAAAAAGCTGTTTTTCGCTGTATTGGGTGTAGTCTTTTTCTGCGGTGGTGTTAGGCATGCTTATTCCTTTTTTAAAAATATCAGCTCATTATAGCACAAGCGATTTGGTTTAAGCATTATAAGGGGTTTGGGTGGATTAAAACAACTCGCTATGACTGCCTAGTCTTACTAAAAAAGCGTTGCTTTCCACTCCATAAGTGCCAAAAATTTTAAAAATTTGGCTAAACACTAGGATTTCACAATCTCAGTAAAATCGCTAAAGTCCTCTACCTTAAACGCTCTAATATCCCTAACAGACTTTTTAAACCACTCAATTTGAGAAAGTTTATTGATCGCTTTATAGACTTGCACTAGAGTGTTTTCTTTAGAATAATTAACATAAACGCTCCCTTGAGTGTTTTCAAACCCTAATAGCTCTAATTCTTGCCTTAAATCATCATAGGCTTTATTGTAGGGTTCTTCCGTATTCTTTTTTTAAAATCTCAATCTTTAAATCAAACGCTAGAGCATATATTTTCAAAACCTTTACCATTTTCTCTTTTTAACTCGTTTGTAAGATCATCTAAACTATCAATTTGAGTGAGATTAACCCCATTTAACGCATCTCTCATGGCTTGTTGCGTTTGAATGTTTGGGATCTTGCGCCCCAAACAACAATCTCTTTTATCATCAAAAGCTTGGCTGATTTTTTGCAAGAGTTCATTTAATGCGTCTATTTTATCCTTAAAGTTTTGATCCCTTTTTTCCAATTCTTTAGCCATTTTTTCTTTAAAAGAAACTCTATCATTTTGCATCTTTTTGATTTTTTGCTCTAATTGATGGATTAAATTAAAAAGCTGTTTTTCGCTGTATTGGGTGTAATCTTTGTTGGTGGTGTTTGGCATATTTATTCCTTTTAAAATATAAGATCAGTTCATTATAGCACAAGCGATAGAGTGGGATAAACTAGAAATCAAAACTTAAAGATTGAAAAGCGGATTGGGAAGTTAATGAAAAAATTAAAGATCAAAAGATTAAAAAGAAGCGGATTGAAAAATCAGTGAAAAGATTAAAAGATCTTTTAAGTAAAAAATTTTAAAAAGTTTAAAAGAATAAAAGTTCTGTGAGTGAAAAATAATCGTTTTAGATTTGATTTTATAATAAACTCATTTTATTGAGTTTTATTTTATTAAAGAGATAGGAAGCATTTGAAATCATTCTCCCCCTTTTAACCCTACTAAATCCCCCTAAAGAACGCTTTTTTAAAAACCTTAACTTAGCGTCAAGTTTTCTACTAAATAATCACTAAAAACGCTAAAAAGGATTTTTCATCAAAATCCCCAAAAAACTCAAAGATTAAAAAGCGAAAGCAGTGGGGATCAGCAAAAAGAAAAAGATCAAACCCCCCAAAAAAAGAAAGTTTAAAAAAGAAATCCCTTAAAAAAGAGAATTTAAAAAGAAACCCATTAAAAAGAGAATTCAAAAACAAAGGCTTCAAAAAATTAAACCCCTCCAAAACAAAGGGTTTAAAAAGAAACCCCTTAAAAAGGGAGTTTCACAAAGGGGTTTAATGCGAGCTTTTAGTAAGCGAACACGTAATTCAAATACACGCTATAGAGTCTGCGGTATTTGAGTTCGGCCCCCATGAAGGAATAGTAGTTCGTGTTAATGGTGGGGATTTTAAGCCCTAACTCAATCCCATGCTGAGCCACATGATCGCTGCCTTTTTTCTTAGATCTGGCTAAATTCATCCTCACTCCCATGTTGAATAAGAATTGGAAATTCGCCACATTCAGTTTAGCGTTATAGACATTATTCACGGTGGCTAAATTCACATACTCAGAATTAAGCCATGAAGTGCCGGCTAACGCAATGCCTCCAAAAAGCCCCACAGAAAGCTTGTTGTTTTTGCCTAAGAAATTGGTGGCTTTATCGTTGATGAAGTTATAGAGGGCGTCCGCTCCAAAGCCATAAGTCCACACATCAGAAGCTGAGTTGAAAAAGCTGGATTTAATAAACGCATGGTTGTAATCAAAAAAGCCGTAGTATCTTGCGCCCCACTTTCTTTTTTGGCCAAAAAATTGTTTGTAGCCCACTTGAATACCGATCCCATTCATCGCGCCGTTGTTGGTTTGAGAGCTGACGATGCCCACTTTCCTAAAGGGGTTACGCCCTAACTCTTGGTTGATGGTTTGGATTTGGTTGTAAGAATTTTGATTCAAGTAGTAGTTGGTTTCTATGCCTTGCGGGCTATAGGGGTTATTCTTTTTGCTCACCGCATTTTGCAAGCTTTGCGCGTTAGGGATGCTAGAGAGCGCAGTAGTGATGCTGTTATAGGTGTTGCCCAATTCGCTGTATCTGGATTTGAAATTCACCAAAGTGTCAGCGATGTTTTCGGCTTGCTGTATCTGCTGTTCTTGAGTGCCAAAATGAGCGATGCTGTTGGTTAAATTCGTTATGGTTTCTTGCACATACGCGCAACCGGAAGCGAAAGTTTGAGTGGTAACTGTGCCAGGAGCTGAACCTTGTGTGCCACTAGTGCCAGCTGTTGAGGGGTTGTTGCATGTGGCTAAAAAGCCTGTAACAAAATTTTTAAAATTCCCGCTAAGATTTTCTGGGTTAATGGCTTGCCCCACTTGATGGGATAAATCAAGCATTTTGGCTTGCGCGCTAGCGTTAGCGAGCATGCCTTGCGCAAAGCTAGCGTCTGTGAAAGGGTTGAAAGGCTTGCCATTATTACCACCCACTTGAGCGGATTGTTCATTGCTGTTAATAACGCTCGTTTGATTGACAAGCTCTTGCGCGTCCGTGATCATCTTTTGGATCGCGCTGATCTCTTGTGAAAAAGCACCGCATATTTTCCCAGTAGTAGTAGAGAATTTTGGGGCATTAGCCTCATTACTATTATTAGCATGGAAATACGGGCATGCTTCGTTGATGGTGTTGATGAGCGTGCTCGCTTGCGCTAAGAGCGCTTGAGCGCTATCAGGCACACCCTCTAATTTGTTAGTGATTTTGGTGTAGGAGACATGTAATGTGTTACCACTCGCTGTGCTATCAACCACTTTTGAACTGATCGTGGTGGTTACGCTTTTGCCGTCTATGGTTTGGGTTTTAGTCGCGGTTCTGTTATTTTGTTGGTTCGCTCCTGTTGCTTCGGGACTGCAGTTGTTATTCCCCTCCCCTGAGCATGTGTAAGTATAGGTTACATCAACCTTTCCGTTGTTTTCTTTGAGCGCTGGCAAGCCTTTTTTTAAAGCCGTTTGGAGGATTTGGTAGGCTTCGTTAAGTTTTTTGAAATTCTCAATGCTCATAGGACCGTAGTATCCAGGCGTATACCCGTTCAAAGAACAGGTGATGGAAGTGGATTGATACCCTGGCTCGTTGTTGAAGATGGTGGTTGAAGAGGTGCTTTTTTGACCATTGGCGTTACCCCCGCATTGCGTCACATAGCCTAAGACATTCCAAAACCCTACCGCCGCATTGATCGCTAAAAGCACGGCTTGATACGCCGGGGAGTTGGTTTTATCGCCGATCAAATTCTTCGCGCTCGCGCCCAGATTTTCACGCGCCGCATTGATCGCGCTCGGATCAGAGGCCAATTGGATGAAGGTGTTTAATTTGCTGTATCTGGTTAAAAGCTTGCTCAAGTTTTCATAGTTGTCTGAAAGCTGTTGGATGCCTTTGGTGTTTGACACCATTTGAGCGGCTTCACCGATTTGATAGCCCGCACTCATGTAAAAGCCGTCGTCTTCAGCGCTCAAAGTGGAAACCAAAAGCGAGCCTAAAGTTAATGAAAGGATGTGTTTTTTCATGTTTCTCCTTTTAAATTGAATTGTAGTATTAGGGATTTCATACATTCATTAGAATGTATTTAAGGCATTATAGCATAAAAGCGTTTTTTTTTGTCATTTTGGAAAAATGTTGTCCTTTTTTTGATTTTGGCGCTTTTTATTTCATTTGGTGGTGTTAAAATTCATTTTCTTCATTTGAAATTCGTTTTCTTCATTTGAAATTCGCTTTTTTTAAGGGGATAGGGGGGTATTTTGAAATAACTCTCCCCCTACAACCCCCAATTAAATCCCCCTAACCCAAGAAGACCGCTTTTTATAAGCTA encodes:
- a CDS encoding SDR family oxidoreductase — protein: MGVGEKKESQKVAVITGASSGIGLECALMLLDQGYKVYALSRHATLCVALNHALCESVDIDVSDSNALKEVFLNISAKEDHCDVLINSAGYGVFGSVEDTPIEEVKKQFGVNFFALCEVVQLCLPLLKNKPHSKIFNLSSIAGRVSMLFLGHYSASKHALEAYSDALRLELKPFNVQVCLIEPGPVKSNWEKTAFSVENFESEDSLYALEVNAAKSFYSGVYQNALSPKAVAQKIVFLSMSQKIKARYLIGLKTQLLLALYQILPSSWYDSLFRLIVLKRKRDA
- a CDS encoding acyl-CoA thioesterase, which produces MPQIQSSHSSHFDFTIDTADRTKLLMSYLVVPTTANFNNVMHGGELLSLLDKVAYVCSTRYCAKGTVTLSVDGVTFKYPIPVGNLLTFLASINYVGNTSCEVGIKVLSEDIKTREITHTNSCYFTMVAVENGKPTPMPKYEPKTEVEIRRYEGALKRKEMRTRGYLKSGKHENI
- a CDS encoding type II toxin-antitoxin system antitoxin — encoded protein: MPNTTAEKDYTQYSEKQLFNFLNSIKTKQKRALEKLKEIQAQKQRIKKALQFKALHLTENGYTIEEEREILARAKDTKNHFCFKSIEDFKKHCENL
- the babA gene encoding Hop family adhesin BabA, with protein sequence MKKHILSLTLGSLLVSTLSAEDDGFYMSAGYQIGEAAQMVSNTKGIQQLSDNYENLSKLLTRYSKLNTFIQLASDPSAINAARENLGASAKNLIGDKTNSPAYQAVLLAINAAVGFWNVLGYVTQCGGNANGQKSTSSTTIFNNEPGYQSTSITCSLNGYTPGYYGPMSIENFKKLNEAYQILQTALKKGLPALKENNGKVDVTYTYTCSGEGNNNCSPEATGANQQNNRTATKTQTIDGKSVTTTISSKVVDSTASGNTLHVSYTKITNKLEGVPDSAQALLAQASTLINTINEACPYFHANNSNEANAPKFSTTTGKICGAFSQEISAIQKMITDAQELVNQTSVINSNEQSAQVGGNNGKPFNPFTDASFAQGMLANASAQAKMLDLSHQVGQAINPENLSGNFKNFVTGFLATCNNPSTAGTSGTQGSAPGTVTTQTFASGCAYVQETITNLTNSIAHFGTQEQQIQQAENIADTLVNFKSRYSELGNTYNSITTALSSIPNAQSLQNAVSKKNNPYSPQGIETNYYLNQNSYNQIQTINQELGRNPFRKVGIVSSQTNNGAMNGIGIQVGYKQFFGQKRKWGARYYGFFDYNHAFIKSSFFNSASDVWTYGFGADALYNFINDKATNFLGKNNKLSVGLFGGIALAGTSWLNSEYVNLATVNNVYNAKLNVANFQFLFNMGVRMNLARSKKKGSDHVAQHGIELGLKIPTINTNYYSFMGAELKYRRLYSVYLNYVFAY